One part of the Apus apus isolate bApuApu2 chromosome 23, bApuApu2.pri.cur, whole genome shotgun sequence genome encodes these proteins:
- the MDM4 gene encoding protein Mdm4 isoform X1, with the protein MTSPSSAQHPAAENASRITLGQVNQVRPKLPLLKILQAAGAQGETFTLKEVMHYLGQYIMVRQLYDKREQHMVYCRGDELGELLGLESFSVKDPSPVYDMLKRNLTSAAMADAAENLAQEQSVDKPSQDQLKFSQQEGSDTGLMEGGSNGSALSTSEQKCENDQDKDLIENLSKSKKPKLDLVFEEWDVAGLPWWFLGNLRSNYKSRSNGSTDIQTNQDIDTAVVSDTTDDLWFLNECPADQSSAAAKGERDDCQELKEVDKKVTEDACLHDCEDSQCLSDDTDTEATPEDSWQCSKCKKFNSPGKRYCYRCWALRKDWYSDCPKLAHSLSLSNIDVMQKKKEDDDDEGIDVPDCRRTISAPVGQPKDLYMVENKSRVDTQSSLESLDLAGECESKEALLHFSEHKKEEEIQSLESIKKLLNPCFLCHHRPRDGNIVHGRTAHLVACFRCAKMLKKKRSPCPVCRKEIELVIRIFMG; encoded by the exons ATGACATCCCCAAGCTCTGCCCAGCATCCAGCAGCTGAGAATGCCTCCAGAATCACACTGGGACAAGTTAACCAG GTGCGACCCAAACTGCCCCTGCTGAAGATCCTGCAGGCTGCAGGTGCCCAAGGTGAAACCTTTACCCTGAAGGAG GTCATGCATTACCTGGGACAGTACATAATGGTGAGGCAGCTGTATGACAAAAGAGAGCAACACATGGTCTACTGTCGAGGAGatgagctgggagagctgctgggactGGAGAGCTTCTCTGTTAAAGACCCAAG CCCAGTCTATGACATGTTGAAAAGGAACCTGACTTCTGCTGCAATGGCAG ATGCTGCAGAGAATCTCGCACAGGAACAGAGCGTCGATAAGCCCAGCCAAGACCAGCTGAAG TTTAGCCAGCAAGAAGGTTCTGACACTGGCCTCATGGAGGGGGGAAGCAATGGTTCTGCTTTGTCTACCTCAGAGCAAAAATGTGAGAATGACCAAG ACAAAGACTTAATAGAAAACCTCTCTAAAAGCAAGAAGCCTAAGCTGGACCTAGTGTTTGAGGAATGGGATGTAGCTGGTCTTCCATGGTGGTTTTTAGGCAACCTCAGAAGCAATTACAAGTCCAGAAGTAATGGATCAACAGATATTCAGACTAACCAG GACATAGACACTGCTGTTGTTTCAGATACCACTGATGACTTGTGGTTCCTCAATGAGTGTCCAGCAGaccagagcagtgctgcagccaaGGGGGAAAGAGATGACTGTCAGGAGCTGAAAGAAGTTGACAAAAAG GTGACTGAGGATGCATGTTTGCATGACTGTGAGGACTCTCAATGCTTAAGTGATGACACAGACACAGAAGCTACTCCAGAG GACTCCTGGCAATGTTCCAAGTGCAAGAAATTTAACTCTCCAGGCAAACGCTACTGTTACCGCTGCTGGGCCCTGCGGAAGGACTGGTACTCAGATTGCCCCAAACTGGCTCATTCTCTTTCTCTGTCCAACATTGATgtcatgcagaagaaaaaagaggatgatgatgatgaagggATAGATGTCCCCGACTGCCGAAGGACTATTTCTGCTCCAGTTGGCCAACCCAAAGACCTGTACATGGTAGAAAACAAATCACGTGTGGATACCCAGAGCTCTCTGGAGTCTTTGGATTTGGCAGGGGaatgtgaaagcaaagaggCTCTGCTGCACTTCTCTGAGcataaaaaggaggaagagataCAGTCTTTAGAGAGTATAAAGAAATTACTGAACCCTTGCTTCTTATGCCATCACAGACCACGGGATGGGAATATTGTCCATGGAAGGACTGCTCACCTTGTGGCCTGTTTCAGGTGTGcaaagatgctgaagaagaAGAGATCTCCTTGCCCAGTGTGCAGGAAAGAGATTGAGCTGGTGATCAGGATCTTTATGGGGTAG
- the MDM4 gene encoding protein Mdm4 isoform X2, with protein sequence MTSPSSAQHPAAENASRITLGQVNQVRPKLPLLKILQAAGAQGETFTLKEVMHYLGQYIMVRQLYDKREQHMVYCRGDELGELLGLESFSVKDPSPVYDMLKRNLTSAAMADAAENLAQEQSVDKPSQDQLKFSQQEGSDTGLMEGGSNGSALSTSEQKCENDQDKDLIENLSKSKKPKLDLVFEEWDVAGLPWWFLGNLRSNYKSRSNGSTDIQTNQDIDTAVVSDTTDDLWFLNECPADQSSAAAKGERDDCQELKEVDKKDSWQCSKCKKFNSPGKRYCYRCWALRKDWYSDCPKLAHSLSLSNIDVMQKKKEDDDDEGIDVPDCRRTISAPVGQPKDLYMVENKSRVDTQSSLESLDLAGECESKEALLHFSEHKKEEEIQSLESIKKLLNPCFLCHHRPRDGNIVHGRTAHLVACFRCAKMLKKKRSPCPVCRKEIELVIRIFMG encoded by the exons ATGACATCCCCAAGCTCTGCCCAGCATCCAGCAGCTGAGAATGCCTCCAGAATCACACTGGGACAAGTTAACCAG GTGCGACCCAAACTGCCCCTGCTGAAGATCCTGCAGGCTGCAGGTGCCCAAGGTGAAACCTTTACCCTGAAGGAG GTCATGCATTACCTGGGACAGTACATAATGGTGAGGCAGCTGTATGACAAAAGAGAGCAACACATGGTCTACTGTCGAGGAGatgagctgggagagctgctgggactGGAGAGCTTCTCTGTTAAAGACCCAAG CCCAGTCTATGACATGTTGAAAAGGAACCTGACTTCTGCTGCAATGGCAG ATGCTGCAGAGAATCTCGCACAGGAACAGAGCGTCGATAAGCCCAGCCAAGACCAGCTGAAG TTTAGCCAGCAAGAAGGTTCTGACACTGGCCTCATGGAGGGGGGAAGCAATGGTTCTGCTTTGTCTACCTCAGAGCAAAAATGTGAGAATGACCAAG ACAAAGACTTAATAGAAAACCTCTCTAAAAGCAAGAAGCCTAAGCTGGACCTAGTGTTTGAGGAATGGGATGTAGCTGGTCTTCCATGGTGGTTTTTAGGCAACCTCAGAAGCAATTACAAGTCCAGAAGTAATGGATCAACAGATATTCAGACTAACCAG GACATAGACACTGCTGTTGTTTCAGATACCACTGATGACTTGTGGTTCCTCAATGAGTGTCCAGCAGaccagagcagtgctgcagccaaGGGGGAAAGAGATGACTGTCAGGAGCTGAAAGAAGTTGACAAAAAG GACTCCTGGCAATGTTCCAAGTGCAAGAAATTTAACTCTCCAGGCAAACGCTACTGTTACCGCTGCTGGGCCCTGCGGAAGGACTGGTACTCAGATTGCCCCAAACTGGCTCATTCTCTTTCTCTGTCCAACATTGATgtcatgcagaagaaaaaagaggatgatgatgatgaagggATAGATGTCCCCGACTGCCGAAGGACTATTTCTGCTCCAGTTGGCCAACCCAAAGACCTGTACATGGTAGAAAACAAATCACGTGTGGATACCCAGAGCTCTCTGGAGTCTTTGGATTTGGCAGGGGaatgtgaaagcaaagaggCTCTGCTGCACTTCTCTGAGcataaaaaggaggaagagataCAGTCTTTAGAGAGTATAAAGAAATTACTGAACCCTTGCTTCTTATGCCATCACAGACCACGGGATGGGAATATTGTCCATGGAAGGACTGCTCACCTTGTGGCCTGTTTCAGGTGTGcaaagatgctgaagaagaAGAGATCTCCTTGCCCAGTGTGCAGGAAAGAGATTGAGCTGGTGATCAGGATCTTTATGGGGTAG